A part of Solicola gregarius genomic DNA contains:
- a CDS encoding TetR/AcrR family transcriptional regulator, with protein sequence MESGRGRLIEAARSMLTEQPGRVPSTRALYESAGVAAPTLYHHFGDKDGLLQAVTEEAFAEYLERKRTVPRSGDLLVDFAAGWDMHVGFGVENPALYALMYGNAAHQSPAAQTAEAELRRGLERLADAGLLCMGVDEAIAITTAMAIGCVTRLIHDGGSTTGPLAERMRAALMSELTGRPPELGSSEHAAALLLAQLGSATALFTSAEEALLRQWLRTLIERVTPAQDAPEQGAKK encoded by the coding sequence GTGGAGTCGGGTAGAGGTCGCTTGATCGAGGCGGCACGTTCGATGCTGACGGAGCAGCCGGGGCGTGTTCCGAGCACTCGTGCGTTGTATGAATCGGCAGGTGTCGCCGCTCCGACGCTGTATCACCACTTCGGCGACAAGGACGGTCTCTTGCAGGCCGTGACCGAGGAGGCGTTCGCTGAGTATCTGGAGCGCAAGCGCACGGTTCCGCGTAGCGGTGATCTTCTCGTCGACTTCGCGGCGGGTTGGGACATGCACGTGGGCTTCGGGGTGGAGAACCCGGCTCTTTATGCGCTCATGTACGGCAATGCGGCCCACCAGTCCCCCGCTGCTCAGACGGCCGAGGCCGAACTGCGTCGCGGTCTCGAACGGCTCGCGGATGCGGGACTGCTCTGCATGGGGGTGGACGAGGCAATCGCCATCACTACGGCGATGGCGATTGGCTGCGTCACCCGGCTGATCCACGACGGTGGATCAACGACCGGACCGCTTGCCGAGAGGATGCGTGCGGCGCTGATGTCCGAGCTGACAGGGCGCCCGCCAGAACTCGGTTCCTCCGAACACGCCGCGGCGCTGCTGCTCGCTCAGCTCGGCTCGGCTACTGCGCTGTTCACCTCGGCAGAGGAAGCACTGTTGAGGCAATGGCTGCGCACCCTCATCGAACGCGTCACCCCCGCACAAGACGCACCAGAACAAGGAGCAAAGAAATGA
- the mnmA gene encoding tRNA 2-thiouridine(34) synthase MnmA, translated as MRVLAAMSGGVDSAVAAARAVDAGHDVTGVHLALSRNPQSYRSGARGCCSIEDSNDARRAADVIGIPFYVWDMSDQFHEEVVEDFKAEYLAGRTPNPCLRCNEKIKFAAVLDRALALGFDAVVTGHYAQLVTGAGGVVEMHRATDDAKDQSYVLGVLTQQQLAHSLFPLGDTTKDVVREEAERRDLAVAKKPDSHDICFIANGDTPGWLHEKLGAKPGTIVDEAGEVLREHDGAYAYTIGQRRGLRLGTPAPDGEPRFVLDIEPVSGTVTVGSREALDIDRIEGIRPLWCGNPPPDALECTVQLRAHGDEYPATATVLGDRVAIDLHEPASGIAPGQAAVIYAGTRVVGSTTIASTARGG; from the coding sequence ATGCGCGTCCTTGCTGCCATGTCGGGTGGTGTCGACTCCGCGGTCGCCGCCGCCCGCGCCGTCGACGCCGGCCACGACGTGACCGGGGTACATCTCGCGTTGTCTCGCAACCCGCAGTCGTACCGTTCGGGTGCGCGCGGGTGCTGCTCGATCGAAGACTCGAACGACGCCCGACGTGCGGCCGACGTCATTGGGATTCCCTTCTATGTATGGGATATGAGTGATCAGTTCCATGAGGAGGTCGTTGAAGACTTCAAGGCCGAGTACCTCGCCGGCCGTACGCCCAACCCGTGTCTGCGCTGCAACGAGAAGATCAAGTTCGCCGCCGTTCTCGACCGGGCTCTCGCGCTCGGCTTCGATGCCGTCGTGACGGGCCACTACGCCCAGCTCGTCACCGGCGCCGGCGGAGTGGTCGAGATGCACCGCGCCACCGACGACGCCAAGGACCAGTCGTACGTGCTGGGCGTACTCACCCAGCAGCAGCTGGCGCACTCGCTGTTCCCGCTCGGCGACACGACGAAGGACGTCGTCCGCGAGGAGGCCGAGCGCCGCGATCTTGCGGTCGCCAAGAAGCCGGACAGCCATGACATCTGCTTCATCGCCAACGGCGATACCCCGGGCTGGCTGCACGAGAAGCTCGGCGCCAAGCCCGGCACCATCGTCGACGAGGCCGGCGAGGTGCTGCGTGAACACGACGGCGCGTACGCGTACACGATCGGGCAGCGTCGCGGGCTGCGACTAGGGACGCCCGCACCCGACGGCGAACCGCGGTTCGTTCTCGACATCGAGCCGGTCTCCGGCACTGTCACCGTCGGTTCGCGGGAGGCACTCGACATCGACCGCATCGAAGGCATCCGGCCGCTGTGGTGCGGCAACCCGCCACCCGATGCGCTCGAGTGCACCGTGCAGCTGCGTGCGCACGGCGACGAATACCCCGCCACGGCAACGGTTCTGGGCGATCGGGTGGCGATCGACCTGCACGAGCCGGCGAGCGGTATCGCCCCCGGCCAGGCCGCCGTCATCTACGCGGGTACGCGCGTCGTCGGCAGTACGACGATCGCATCGACTGCGCGAGGCGGCTAG
- a CDS encoding cysteine desulfurase family protein, whose product MPTPDQRVYLDHAATTPMVPEAIAAMTEQLAKVGNASSLHAAGRAARRTVEESRESIAANIGARPSEVVFTSGGTEADNLAVKGIFWRRQAVDTVRRRVVSSAVEHHALLDPLTWLATHEGADVTPTPVDATGRVRIDVLRESIERAPDEVALVSCMWANNEVGTVQPIDAIAAIVGEYGIPLHSDAVQALSVLPVSFADSGLDAMTISGHKIGGPVGVGALVVRRELDPIPLLHGGGQERDVRSGTLDVASIAAFAAAIEVMVDRRKSHAEHLDALREHLVTGVRRLVPDAIVNGDERSGPTHRLPNIAHLTFPGCEGDSLLMLLDAQGIECSTGSACSAGVPQASHVLLAMGYDDASARGSLRFSPGAQTTEQDVDALLAALPEVHARARAASAPDQRSA is encoded by the coding sequence ATGCCTACCCCTGACCAGCGCGTCTACCTCGACCATGCGGCGACCACGCCGATGGTCCCCGAGGCGATCGCGGCGATGACCGAGCAGCTCGCGAAGGTGGGCAACGCGTCGTCGCTGCACGCGGCAGGCAGGGCCGCGCGGCGTACGGTCGAGGAGAGCCGCGAGTCGATCGCGGCGAACATCGGTGCGCGGCCCAGCGAGGTCGTCTTCACCTCGGGCGGCACGGAGGCCGACAACCTTGCCGTCAAGGGCATCTTCTGGCGCCGTCAGGCGGTCGACACCGTCCGGCGTCGGGTCGTCTCGTCTGCCGTCGAGCACCACGCGCTGCTCGACCCGCTGACCTGGCTGGCGACCCACGAGGGCGCCGACGTCACGCCCACGCCGGTCGACGCGACCGGTCGCGTACGCATCGACGTTCTCCGCGAGTCCATCGAGCGCGCGCCCGACGAGGTCGCGCTCGTCAGCTGCATGTGGGCCAACAACGAGGTCGGCACGGTGCAGCCGATCGACGCGATCGCGGCGATCGTGGGGGAGTACGGCATCCCGCTGCACAGTGATGCCGTGCAGGCGCTGTCGGTGCTGCCTGTCTCGTTCGCCGACAGCGGGCTCGACGCGATGACGATCAGCGGCCACAAGATCGGCGGTCCGGTCGGCGTTGGCGCGCTCGTCGTACGCCGCGAGCTCGACCCGATTCCGCTGCTGCACGGCGGTGGGCAGGAGCGCGACGTGCGCTCCGGCACGCTCGACGTCGCGTCGATCGCCGCCTTCGCCGCGGCGATCGAGGTGATGGTCGATCGCCGCAAGTCACACGCGGAGCACCTGGATGCGCTGCGCGAGCACCTCGTTACGGGGGTACGCCGCCTCGTCCCCGACGCGATCGTCAACGGCGACGAGCGAAGCGGTCCGACCCACCGGCTGCCGAACATCGCGCACCTCACCTTCCCGGGCTGCGAAGGCGACTCCCTGCTGATGCTGCTCGACGCGCAGGGCATCGAATGCTCGACCGGGTCCGCCTGCTCGGCGGGCGTACCGCAGGCGAGCCATGTGCTGCTCGCAATGGGGTACGACGACGCGTCCGCACGGGGTTCGCTTCGGTTCAGCCCCGGCGCGCAGACGACCGAGCAGGACGTCGACGCATTGCTCGCCGCGCTGCCGGAGGTCCACGCGCGTGCGCGTGCCGCATCGGCCCCAGACCAGAGGAGTGCGTGA
- a CDS encoding Rossmann-fold NAD(P)-binding domain-containing protein, with product MTQDAHRQATYTITGPQAIIHAGMAAAVAEATGQPVRFLDSGTDEFAAALHGVLPTWQIEGVLEDYAHYRRGEASEVTQVVQDVTGRAAIPFEQFAKTTPTGSPEPEPAFAGRGSPATGGPIDHPCGQMIVSRRVGSASSRSAASRERRRRYFLDKGATAYTYSFNLETELRRVGHRSLRSPAA from the coding sequence GTGACGCAGGACGCGCACCGCCAGGCGACCTACACGATCACCGGACCCCAAGCGATCATTCACGCCGGGATGGCCGCCGCCGTCGCCGAGGCCACGGGACAGCCGGTCCGTTTTCTCGACAGCGGCACCGATGAGTTCGCTGCCGCCCTCCACGGTGTCCTTCCGACCTGGCAGATCGAGGGAGTGCTCGAGGACTACGCCCACTACCGGCGTGGCGAGGCCAGCGAGGTCACCCAGGTCGTCCAGGACGTCACCGGCCGAGCGGCCATACCGTTCGAGCAGTTCGCCAAGACTACGCCGACCGGTTCACCCGAACCTGAACCCGCGTTCGCTGGCCGAGGGTCTCCGGCCACCGGAGGACCAATCGACCATCCCTGCGGGCAGATGATCGTCAGTCGCCGAGTCGGTTCTGCCAGTAGCCGGTCTGCCGCTTCTCGTGAGCGTAGGCGACGGTACTTCCTCGACAAGGGCGCCACCGCGTACACCTACTCCTTCAACCTCGAAACCGAGCTACGCCGCGTAGGGCACCGCTCTCTCCGCTCACCAGCCGCGTGA
- a CDS encoding SDR family oxidoreductase produces the protein MVDAFVAGAAGNTGRPLVEEVHRSGASVRAMVHRPDDEVPGDPEKVVADFDDVDSVRTALRGVRRAYLVTPSSERAEQQQRNFVDAAREAGVERLVLLSQLGARVDSPVRFLRYHAAVEEHVRKSGIEFTFLRPNLYFQGLFAVAATLVEQGVLPAPIGDAAVSAVDVHDIAAVAAAA, from the coding sequence ATGGTCGACGCCTTCGTGGCTGGAGCCGCCGGTAACACGGGTCGACCACTGGTGGAGGAGGTGCATCGCAGCGGCGCCTCAGTGCGCGCGATGGTCCACCGCCCCGACGACGAGGTCCCCGGAGATCCGGAGAAGGTGGTGGCCGACTTCGACGATGTCGACTCGGTCCGCACCGCCCTGCGCGGGGTCCGCCGCGCCTACCTGGTCACCCCGTCTTCGGAACGGGCCGAGCAACAGCAGCGCAACTTCGTCGACGCCGCCCGAGAGGCAGGGGTCGAGCGGCTGGTGCTGCTTTCCCAGCTCGGTGCTCGGGTCGACTCCCCGGTGCGGTTCCTGCGCTACCACGCCGCGGTCGAGGAACACGTGCGCAAGAGCGGGATCGAGTTCACCTTCCTACGGCCCAACCTGTACTTCCAGGGCCTGTTCGCGGTCGCGGCGACCCTCGTCGAGCAAGGGGTGCTTCCCGCCCCGATCGGCGACGCCGCGGTCAGTGCCGTTGACGTCCACGACATCGCGGCAGTCGCCGCGGCCGCGTGA
- the nhaA gene encoding Na+/H+ antiporter NhaA: MPRLAVRERLRTEPGAALLLVAVTLLALLWANSPLSGAYERLWELPIHVDVGDLRFDMDLHHWVNGGLMVLFFFVVGLEVRQELAIGSLRQRSQRLVPLVAGTLGVVVPALVFLAVAGQKDPAGWGVVVGTDTAFLLGVLVLVGPTMSSQLRVFLLTLSVVDDFLAVGIIGVVYSEDVRIAPLLVAAACLGVLWLLGRMKQWRSAPYVLVVVVLWGATVQAGVHPSLAGMLAGLLVPALATRRADVLEAKSLFRDYWQSPNAGVARYASVGLARSISVNHRIHELLRGPVSLIVVPLFALANAGIDLRGGALGAALGSVITWGVVAGLVVGKIVGVSLGTWGALRVSLGTLPDGVGPGSVMGGAALSGIGFTVSLLVVNLAFDDPADAQAATVGVLIAMVVATVLGRAIFTVARVRYGEASADLPVTLTPAVNGERDHVRGDEDAAHTVVEYLDFECPFCARATGMGPELGAHFGDRLRHVVRHLPLEDVHPHAYLAAVAAEAAHRQGRFWEMYDQLFSHQSQLEPDNLREHAAAIGLDLERFDADMGDESLHARVREDQASATASGARGTPTFFLDGVRHRGPHDARTLITALEANEIAPAARRPS, translated from the coding sequence ATGCCGAGACTCGCGGTGCGGGAGCGCCTACGCACCGAGCCCGGCGCCGCTCTGTTGCTCGTCGCCGTGACGCTGCTGGCGCTGCTGTGGGCGAACTCGCCGCTGTCCGGCGCGTACGAGCGTCTGTGGGAGCTGCCGATCCACGTGGATGTCGGGGACCTGCGCTTCGATATGGACCTGCACCACTGGGTGAATGGCGGGCTGATGGTGCTGTTCTTCTTCGTCGTCGGCCTCGAGGTGCGACAGGAGCTGGCGATCGGGTCGCTGCGCCAGCGCAGCCAGCGCCTGGTGCCGTTGGTGGCCGGCACGCTGGGCGTGGTCGTGCCTGCCCTCGTCTTCCTCGCCGTCGCCGGCCAGAAGGACCCGGCCGGCTGGGGCGTCGTCGTCGGCACCGACACCGCGTTCCTGCTGGGCGTGCTCGTCCTGGTCGGGCCGACGATGTCGAGCCAGCTGCGGGTCTTCCTGCTCACGCTGTCAGTGGTGGACGACTTTCTCGCCGTCGGCATCATCGGCGTCGTCTACTCCGAGGACGTGCGCATCGCCCCGCTGCTGGTCGCCGCGGCCTGCTTGGGCGTGCTGTGGCTGCTGGGTCGCATGAAACAGTGGCGCAGCGCGCCGTACGTGCTGGTGGTCGTGGTGCTGTGGGGTGCCACCGTGCAGGCGGGCGTGCACCCGTCGCTCGCGGGCATGCTCGCCGGGCTGCTGGTGCCCGCGCTCGCGACGCGACGTGCCGATGTCTTGGAGGCCAAGAGCCTGTTCCGCGACTACTGGCAGTCGCCGAACGCCGGCGTCGCCCGGTACGCCAGCGTCGGTCTCGCCCGGTCGATCTCGGTGAACCACCGCATCCACGAGTTGCTCCGCGGGCCGGTGTCGCTCATCGTCGTGCCGCTCTTCGCCCTCGCCAACGCAGGGATCGACCTGCGGGGCGGCGCTCTCGGCGCAGCGCTCGGCTCCGTCATCACCTGGGGAGTCGTCGCGGGGCTCGTGGTCGGCAAGATTGTGGGCGTCAGCCTGGGGACGTGGGGGGCGCTCCGCGTCAGCCTGGGCACGCTGCCCGACGGCGTGGGGCCCGGCAGCGTCATGGGTGGGGCGGCGCTGTCCGGCATCGGGTTCACGGTGTCGCTGCTGGTGGTGAACCTCGCGTTCGACGACCCGGCGGACGCGCAGGCGGCTACGGTCGGTGTCCTCATCGCGATGGTCGTCGCCACGGTGCTCGGGAGGGCGATCTTCACGGTGGCGCGCGTGCGCTACGGCGAGGCCAGCGCCGACCTGCCCGTCACCCTCACCCCCGCCGTCAACGGCGAGCGTGACCACGTGCGGGGCGACGAGGACGCCGCGCACACCGTGGTTGAATACCTCGATTTCGAGTGCCCGTTCTGCGCCCGGGCCACCGGCATGGGCCCCGAGCTGGGCGCCCACTTCGGCGACCGCCTGCGGCACGTGGTGCGGCACCTGCCGCTGGAGGACGTGCACCCCCACGCCTACCTCGCGGCCGTCGCGGCCGAGGCGGCGCACCGGCAGGGGAGGTTCTGGGAGATGTACGACCAGCTGTTCTCCCACCAATCCCAGCTCGAGCCCGACAACCTGCGCGAGCACGCCGCCGCGATCGGCCTCGACCTCGAGCGGTTCGACGCCGACATGGGCGACGAGTCCCTGCACGCCCGGGTTCGCGAGGACCAGGCCAGCGCCACCGCGAGCGGGGCCCGGGGCACGCCCACCTTCTTCCTGGACGGCGTCCGCCACCGCGGCCCCCACGACGCGCGCACACTCATCACCGCGCTCGAGGCGAACGAGATTGCCCCGGCCGCGCGACGCCCGTCCTGA
- a CDS encoding alpha/beta fold hydrolase: MNNQPGTEFVDVEGGRIAYGVVGDGPPVVLSPGMADTRGTYRFLAPLIAEAGYRVASVDLRGHGESSTGWGSYSHVDTAGDLSEVIRKLGGPAVIVGQSFSGGAATIAAATNPDLVSAIVEIDPFTRPPKYSATAFVRNSRYRRGALLLGEFALTGRVKTWSKYLDLAYPGRKPADWDSWLAALQANLREPGRTRAAQKMISSSATLKQAAAQLTDVRCPALVVMGRRDSDFPDPEAEAAAIIGLLPADLGRYEMIDNAGHYPHAEYPRDVADAVLPFLAEGNHSPARRP; encoded by the coding sequence ATGAACAATCAGCCCGGAACCGAGTTTGTGGACGTCGAGGGCGGCCGCATCGCCTACGGAGTGGTCGGGGATGGACCACCGGTGGTGTTGTCACCCGGTATGGCTGACACCCGCGGCACCTACCGCTTCCTCGCGCCGCTGATCGCCGAGGCCGGCTACCGCGTCGCCAGCGTGGACCTGCGCGGACATGGTGAGTCCAGCACCGGCTGGGGCTCCTATAGCCACGTAGACACCGCCGGCGATCTGAGTGAGGTCATCCGGAAGCTGGGCGGCCCGGCGGTGATCGTGGGCCAGTCGTTCTCGGGCGGAGCAGCGACGATCGCGGCCGCGACGAACCCCGACTTGGTGAGCGCAATCGTGGAGATCGACCCATTCACTCGCCCACCGAAATACAGCGCGACCGCCTTCGTGCGCAACTCCCGTTACCGCCGCGGTGCGCTCCTGCTCGGGGAATTCGCCCTGACCGGACGCGTCAAGACCTGGTCGAAGTACCTCGACCTGGCATACCCCGGGCGCAAGCCGGCCGACTGGGACAGCTGGCTGGCCGCGCTGCAGGCGAACCTGCGTGAACCCGGCCGCACGAGGGCGGCGCAGAAGATGATCAGCTCGTCGGCGACGTTGAAGCAGGCCGCCGCGCAGCTGACAGACGTGCGATGTCCTGCGCTGGTGGTAATGGGGCGACGGGATTCGGACTTCCCGGACCCCGAGGCCGAGGCCGCCGCGATCATCGGTCTACTGCCAGCCGATCTGGGCCGGTACGAGATGATCGATAACGCCGGTCACTACCCCCACGCGGAATATCCGCGGGACGTCGCGGACGCCGTCCTACCATTCCTCGCCGAAGGCAACCATTCCCCAGCGCGGCGACCGTGA
- a CDS encoding response regulator transcription factor has protein sequence MPWYASVRPSVPGSSWPGSTNMTASARRSASPRRRCGLPRATRRPHSPCSDRPRRAPIPTTTGDSGGPAPRARLQPPLAPLSDSELRVLRYLPTNLTAPEVARELYVSANTVKTHMRNVYAKLAVHRRAEAVERARALGLLAPSAAGGTGSARTATP, from the coding sequence ATGCCTTGGTACGCCTCGGTCAGGCCGAGCGTGCCGGGCAGCTCCTGGCCGGGCTCGACGAACATGACCGCGAGCGCACGGAGATCCGCGTCGCCACGGCGGCGCTGCGGATTGCCCAGGGCGACCCGCAGGCCGCACTCGCCGTGCTCGGACCGGCCCAGGAGGGCCCCGATTCCGACGACTACTGGGGATTCTGGCGGGCCCGCGCCGCGCGCAAGGCTGCAGCCGCCGCTGGCGCCGCTCAGTGACAGCGAGCTCCGTGTCCTGCGCTACCTGCCCACGAACTTGACGGCACCAGAGGTCGCCCGCGAACTGTACGTCTCGGCGAACACCGTCAAGACCCACATGCGCAACGTTTACGCCAAGCTCGCCGTCCACCGCCGGGCCGAGGCCGTCGAGCGAGCGCGAGCCTTGGGCTTGCTCGCACCCTCGGCCGCCGGCGGAACGGGGTCGGCCCGGACCGCAACGCCGTAG
- a CDS encoding DUF433 domain-containing protein, with the protein MSLLERIVVDPEVAHGRPRVRGTRMRVSDVLSLLAAGASEDEIIDDYPYLGADDIKACLEYAAAQADHAVLIAS; encoded by the coding sequence ATGTCCCTGTTGGAGCGCATTGTGGTTGATCCGGAAGTCGCACACGGACGCCCGAGAGTGCGCGGCACCCGGATGCGCGTCAGCGATGTCCTGTCCCTGCTCGCGGCTGGCGCATCTGAAGACGAGATCATCGACGACTATCCGTATCTGGGCGCCGACGACATCAAGGCTTGCTTGGAGTACGCCGCGGCGCAGGCCGACCACGCAGTCTTGATCGCGTCCTAG
- a CDS encoding DUF5615 family PIN-like protein, with protein MRFLVDAQLPPALVRALSDSGHIAEHVFEIGMTEATDQDIWRYALDHDAVIITKDEDFPNMLALSRESPVVVWVRVGNTRRRALLAWFEPLIGTIVEMVDAGNRLIELR; from the coding sequence GTGCGTTTCCTGGTCGACGCGCAACTGCCGCCGGCACTCGTACGTGCGCTTTCCGACAGCGGGCACATCGCCGAACACGTCTTCGAGATCGGAATGACTGAGGCTACCGATCAAGACATCTGGCGTTACGCGCTGGATCACGATGCGGTGATCATCACCAAGGATGAGGACTTTCCCAACATGCTGGCGCTCAGCCGCGAGTCGCCGGTCGTGGTGTGGGTCCGAGTCGGTAACACCCGCCGTCGAGCGCTCCTCGCCTGGTTCGAACCGCTGATCGGAACCATCGTCGAGATGGTCGACGCAGGGAACCGCCTGATCGAACTCCGCTGA
- a CDS encoding mycothiol transferase, with product MIDKVNGLSEYDLRRPMTSTATNLLGLIKHLAGEEYGYLGELFGRPASARPSWFRDDPATEIDMRATPESRAVTSSRCTGRRQPTPMRRFACSIWRVRGRSHIGTRTGMLGSMLVLMVGETAQHAGHADIVRELIDGVVGTPNLDGGSGRFTEVQAAADRFR from the coding sequence ATGATCGACAAGGTCAACGGGCTGTCCGAGTACGACCTGCGGCGACCGATGACGTCGACAGCGACGAACCTCTTGGGTCTGATCAAGCACCTCGCGGGCGAGGAGTACGGCTACCTGGGCGAGCTGTTCGGTCGCCCAGCATCGGCTCGCCCGTCCTGGTTCCGCGACGACCCAGCGACCGAGATCGACATGCGGGCAACTCCGGAGAGTCGAGCAGTTACATCGTCGAGGTGTACCGGCAGGCGACAGCCCACGCCGATGAGACGATTCGCCTGCTCGATCTGGAGAGTCCGGGGACGGTCCCACATTGGGACGAGAACGGGCATGCTGGGCTCGATGCTGGTGCTGATGGTTGGCGAGACTGCCCAACACGCCGGCCACGCCGACATCGTGCGCGAACTGATCGACGGCGTCGTCGGCACGCCGAACCTTGACGGTGGGAGCGGACGATTCACTGAAGTGCAGGCAGCCGCGGATCGCTTTCGCTGA
- a CDS encoding SDR family oxidoreductase produces the protein MQKTVLITGSSTGFGQATARRFLTAGWNVVATMRNTDDWRDDLADRLHLQPLDVTDLVSIRAAFAAAQTRFGGIDAVLNIAGIGLFSVFEATTDEQVREQFETNTFGPMEIMRQAIPHLRARGGGHIVNLTSASSTVPEPLMAIYNGSKSALDNMSETLRFELAPQNIVMRIIQPGFVPTTELVKKQWAAASSLVIPPEYESYVHQRMDFFQSPPKNVLPTAEDVAEAILESVTDTSNRLRWVVGADQTERFHMRHETSEGAYNTWGWNTFGPVAQHVGN, from the coding sequence ATGCAGAAGACAGTGCTCATCACAGGTTCATCCACCGGCTTCGGCCAGGCGACCGCGCGACGGTTCCTGACGGCTGGCTGGAACGTCGTCGCCACGATGCGCAACACCGATGACTGGAGAGACGATCTTGCCGATCGGCTGCACCTCCAGCCGCTCGACGTCACCGATCTCGTCTCCATCCGCGCGGCATTCGCCGCCGCGCAGACGAGGTTCGGCGGCATCGACGCCGTACTCAACATCGCAGGTATCGGACTCTTCAGCGTCTTCGAGGCCACGACCGACGAGCAGGTCCGGGAGCAGTTCGAGACGAACACATTTGGGCCGATGGAAATCATGCGGCAGGCGATCCCGCACCTGCGCGCACGCGGCGGCGGACATATCGTCAACCTGACGTCAGCGTCGTCCACTGTGCCGGAACCGCTGATGGCGATCTACAACGGCAGCAAATCAGCGCTCGACAACATGAGTGAGACGCTCCGGTTCGAGCTCGCTCCGCAGAACATCGTCATGCGCATCATCCAACCCGGCTTCGTCCCCACCACCGAACTCGTGAAGAAGCAGTGGGCCGCGGCAAGCTCTCTCGTCATTCCCCCCGAATACGAGTCGTATGTCCACCAGCGCATGGACTTCTTCCAATCGCCGCCGAAGAACGTCCTTCCCACGGCCGAGGACGTTGCCGAAGCCATCCTCGAATCCGTGACAGACACCAGCAATCGCCTGCGCTGGGTTGTCGGCGCCGACCAGACCGAGCGTTTCCACATGCGACACGAGACATCCGAGGGCGCCTACAACACATGGGGCTGGAACACGTTCGGCCCGGTCGCCCAGCACGTGGGCAACTGA